From one Lineus longissimus chromosome 3, tnLinLong1.2, whole genome shotgun sequence genomic stretch:
- the LOC135485511 gene encoding small nuclear ribonucleoprotein Sm D2, protein MASLAKPKSEMTPEELATREQEEFSAGPLSILTMSVKNNTQVLINCRNNKKLLGRVKAFDRHCNMVLENVKEMWTEFPRAGKGKKKAKAVNKDRYISKMFLRGDSVILVLKNPLAVNK, encoded by the exons ATGGC GTCACTGGCAAAACCCAAGAGTGAGATGACTCCAGAGGAGTTGGCAACTCGAGAACAAGAGGAGTTCAGCGCTGGCCCACTTTCCATCCTGACCATGTCGGTCAAGAACAACACCCAGGTTCTCATCAACTGCAGAAATAACAAGAAGTTACTCGGGAGAGTAAAGGCATTTGACAG ACATTGCAACATGGTTTTAGAAAATGTGAAAGAGATGTGGACGGAGTTCCCCCGAGCTGGCAAAGGCAAGAAGAAGGCTAAAGCAGTCAATAAGGACAGATATATCTCAAAGATGTTCCTTCGGGGAGATTCAGTAATCCTTGTCCTCAAAAATCCACTTGCTGTCAACAAGTAA
- the LOC135485510 gene encoding peptidyl-prolyl cis-trans isomerase FKBP2-like, whose amino-acid sequence MQPSSLVYSVVALLCVLGTGLAADRKKLQIGIKKRVDPEKCKVRSKKGDVLKMHYTGKLEDGTEFDSSIPRGEPFVFTLGAGQVIKGWDQGLLNMCEGEKRKLVIPSDLGYGDRGAPPKIPGGATLVFEVELIQIEGGKTEL is encoded by the exons ATGCAACCATCAAGCCTTGTGTATTCTGTGGTGGCCTTACTTTGTGTCCTTGGCACAGGTTTGGCTGCTGATCGAAAGAAATTACAGATCGGCATCAAAAAGAGAGTAGATCCAGAGAAGTGCAAAGTCAGGTCTAAAAAGGGAGATGTCCTCAAAATGCACTATACC GGTAAACTAGAAGATGGCACCGAGTTTGACAGCAGTATACCTCGTGGTGAGCCATTTGTCTTCACTCTTGGAGCTGGACAGGTCATCAAAGGATGGGACCAAGGCTTATTGAA TATGTGTGAAGGAGAGAAGCGTAAACTTGTCATTCCATCTGACCTTGGTTATGGTGACCGTGGAGCCCCACCAAAAATTCCTG GTGGCGCTACCTTAGTATTCGAAGTAGAACTTATCCAGATTGAAGGTGGAAAGACCGAGTTATGA
- the LOC135484915 gene encoding uncharacterized protein LOC135484915 translates to MAGPLLGVYGPHKVQFSRHLKQLKLQTREEEEEECYPQTVWVSKRYIPIDLRSTAPVPRYKIMSPQNRPTPPNHWIPTNEAPLRSYECGGMSELPYVSQPSTRCEEWSSLRQMLPSSGRAVPHEPPNWGTGTSTPPKMTSEIQRRFSHVNSPMTRYVDHMHLTNRLFRLH, encoded by the coding sequence ATGGCTGGTCCACTGCTTGGGGTGTATGGCCCTCATAAAGTCCAATTTAGCCGTCATTTGAAGCAATTAAAGCTGCAAACAcgtgaagaagaggaagaagaatgtTATCCCCAAACAGTATGGGTATCAAAACGGTACATTCCGATAGATTTGCGGAGTACAGCGCCTGTTCCAAGGTACAAAATCATGTCGCCACAAAATCGACCAACTCCACCAAATCACTGGATTCCAAccaatgaagccccactgagaaGTTATGAATGTGGTGGTATGTCGGAGCTTCCTTATGTCTCACAACCAAGCACAAGATGTGAAGAGTGGTCATCGCTGAGACAGATGCTCCCATCAAGTGGTCGGGCAGTTCCACATGAACCCCCAAACTGGGGAACTGGCACTTCCACTCCTCCAAAAATGACCTCAGAAATCCAACGCAGGTTTTCTCATGTGAATAGTCCAATGACCAG